The DNA window TGCCACCACCTATGTGCCGCCCCTGCCCTGGGGCCGTCCTAGTTCTCCCCACAACAGCATCCTCCTCTCTGCATCCTTCACTGCCCAACAGAgactgcagccccagctcccagaGTACCTTTCCTGCTGTGTCCTGACACCCCAAAAAGTCCAACCCCCATCCCAGGGCTGGTACCGAAGCCCCACACCCATCTCGGGGTCTGCAGGGATCATGGGGCTGCAGATGGGGATCTGGAGCTGCACGGGGGGGGGTGAGCAGCACCGTGGGACCCCTCAgaggctgcagccaggagggTTCACCCagcacaggcacagctctgtttgcacAGGCAGCTCTCGATAAGCACCGTGTTCTTCAGAAGATCCCTACTCCAGGAGTCAAAATAGCGTGAAATTTAATTTTACGCCTATTTGACAAAGCTTGATTTTACCTCCAATCAGCGGGGAGATAAGAGCCCTCGCTACAAGTGTGTGGGCAGTttggcagctggggctgccgATTTAATAGGTGAATCTACAGGAACAACACTTGAAAATCCCCTGGCGAGTGAGCCATTAAGGTGAGCCCTGCCTTCCGTCCCCGCGTCCCTCCCCGCGCCGCTCTCCCGTTGCTGGGTGCTAAAGCAAACCCTGGCTCTGTTTACCGAGTCTACTATTACAATACGGCTACCAAATATTTGCCAGCCGTCAGCTCGCCTCTCCGCTATAAATACTTCAAGCTCAGGTGGAGGGACAGCGAGGGGGAACGACGAGGGAGCCTATGCATGGCCGGGCAGCAGCACCGAGGTGAGTGCCGACCTAGCTGGGCTGAGCCAGGGCACTGCAGGAGATGCGGCACCgggcaatgcaatgcaatacaatgcaatgcaatgcaatgcaatgcagccCTGCcgctctgctctcactgcttcCTAGAAGTGAGCATCTCTGCTGGGGTGTGCGTAGCCCCAGGAGCTGAGCCCATCATTTGTCTGTGATGGGGAATGGGGCATGTGGCTGAGAGTGCCCTGCGGGGAGCATAGAGGGGCTCAGCTGTGGCCAGAGCCCACAGAAGCAGTTCAGAAAGGGGCCAGGTTTATCCCCTAATAGGGAAACTTTTAGGGTCCTTGTATGGACTGGGTATGGCGCTCGGCATCCTGGTGGTGCAGCCCATggggtgcagtgctgtgcccagggTGGGAGGTGCTCAGCGCCATTCACCACCACACTGAGCCCTGGGGTAACAGGGAACTTCCAGGGGAACAGTAACCTTACAATGCAGCTCAGGGCATATCTGTGCAGCTCCATGTCCTGCAATGTGGAAGGGATACCCCTACTGCTCTGCAGTTAGTGAGGACACCCCTGCTGCCCCTCATCCCATGGATCAGTGGGGACACCCCCACTGTTCTGTGCCCCTTGGATCAGTGGGGACATCCCCGCTGTTCTGTGTCTCATGGATCATTGGGGACATCCCCACTGTTCTGTGCCCCTTGGATCAGGGAGATGTCCCTGTTGCCCCCATCCCAGGGACAGAGGTACATCTCCACAGCCCCATGCCGGCCATGGCGCGGTGTGACACAGCTCTGTGGTGCCTCAGGGTGAAGCACcgcagcagagcagcaggacagGGTGGGGGTATGGGGTTGTGTGCCACCCTCACACCATATCCCTGCCTGCAGGGTGAGCCCAGGCCCCGGGGTGTCCCTTTGTACCAACATGGCTGCTGGCGTCATCCGGCCGCTGGCTGAGCTGCGGTTGCCCTCACCCTTCCCTCACGGCCTTCTCCTGCCTGCACACCCCGAGCCCGACTTCCCCGACCTCTCTGAGGAGGATGAcgaagaagaggaggaagaggatgaagaggaggcagcagaggagagcactgcctgcagcGGACCAGAGCCGGTTGGCCCCAGTACTGCAGAGACCACACTGCGGCTCCTGCGCTTCTCAGAGCTCATCAGCTGCGACATCCAGCGGTACTTCgggcagcggggccgggaggAGGCTGCTGGGGGCCATAACGTGCCTGAGGACTGCAGCTCGCCCCATAGCTCACCCCACAACGCCAGCATGGGGCACACAGCACGGGGTGGCCGGGCGCAGCCGGAGGTGGCACTCAGTGGCCATGGGGCTGCACACAGGTTGGGGCCGCTGGCTGAGCTCTTTGAGTATGGTGTGCATCGCTGCCTGGCGCCGCGGGTGGCCAGCGGGAAGACACAGCGGCTGGAGAGGAAATATGGCCACATCACCCCCATGCACAGGAGGAAACTGCCACCCTCCTTTTGGAGGGAGCCGGGTCCGGGCCCTGGCAGCCTCCTGCACACCGGCACCCCTGATTTCAGTGACCTGCTGGCCCACTGGACGGTGGAGCCAGGGCCAGAGCTGCCAGGCAGTGGGAGAGAGCTGCCACCTGTGCCGGGCCATACAGGGCTGGAGACTGAGCCCTACAGTGGGTTGTGACCCACTGCAACCCAACGTGCTGCTCAGTTAATGAGCAGCCCACAGGCAATGGGACAGCAGGAGGTGGTGGGTCAGAGCTGGTAACAGGATGAGTGAATAAATGACTCCCGCAGGCATGAGCACGTGCAGTGTCCTTCACCGTGGTATCCCCAGCCCTGGGTGACaaaaggctgcagcacagcacccctCAGCACGGCCGCTGGCtccaggaagaggaggagggacaCGCAGTGGCTGGAGGAGCATAGTCTGTGTTTGCTCGGCGGGCCCATCGTAGTGGATCCCATCCCCTTATCTCAGCTGTGCCGGGGCAAAGGGCAACATGGGGCCTCACAAAACACTCGACTGCCAGCCAGGGATAGACTGCAGCCTGAGCAGGGGGGACTCAGCAGCACCATATGGACCCAGGACCGCTGTGCTGCCAGCAAGCAGGAGCCAGGCTGGAGGACAGGGCAGCACAACAacccttccccttctccatgGCCTCCTAGCTGCTGCTGGAACCCAGCCCTGTTACCAGGGTCCAGCCAAGGCATCCCCCCCTTAATTACAGTTCCTCTTTGTTGGccttgaaagggaaaagcaccCAGGAAGATGTTCTGGGCACCCATCCCTGCCAGGGGGTGGTGACATGCAGCACTCCCCCCATACAGCACCCCAAACCCATGGCATCCCCAGGCAGAGCAATGCTCACATCCCCGAGCACCATCCCCAGGGTTAGGGTTCAACTACTGGGACCTGAGCTCCAGCACCAGGAGATGGAAGGAAGCACGAGACAGGCACTGCTGGAATAAAAGTACAAATGGGGtttatttcagcacagaagtgaGTGGAAGCCCACAGGTACCAGCGTTCCTCTGCCCTGTACAactcccagcccacagcacagcacagggtgcTGCCACTGCAGGGAATGGTGCAGTGCAAGGAGCAGGGATAGGGCCAGCACCTGCAGTGATAGTGGcaaaggaaggcagaagaggaggaggagttACACCAGGGGGATGTGAGGGCTGGAAACTCTCCTCCTCACCCAGAGTGAAGCAGACTGGTCCCCCTATGACCCAGCCCAGCAGGAACCAGGCTACTGCGCCAGTCTGGACCAAACTGTAGCAAgtacagaaacacagctgaggAAACTTCGGACCCAGAATCACTAGAGCAGCACTTCTGGGACTTGGATGAGAGCAGGAGTCAGAGGGGACCACATTCCAGGACCACCACCCCCCAAGGAAAAGGGGGGTTCTCCTcttcccccatccccacctaGAGCCCAAGACATAGCAACACTATCTATCCCTCACCCCTTGCTCTTAGGGgcaaagcagctgagggaaccaagaaagagatggaagcagcagctgctgaaccACAGGAGCCCTTTTAttgcacagcagggcagggaacTCCTCCAGCCAGAGGAGCAGAATTGCAGGAGTGTGGCACAGGGCTCACCCCAACAGTTGGCGACAGCATAGGGAGAAGGGACAGGGCCTTTGAAGCAAGAGGAGCCCCACCACCTCCCATCCCCATAGGGGGTGCTCAGGCAGGGCCAGACCCAGGGTGGCAGCAGAGACAGAGGGCAGACACTGTGGCAGAGCGACTGGGCCCAGCTCAGCAGGGTACGTCAGCTCCCCTGGGCATGCTCCTACCTTCACCCAACCCATGGTGAGCCTATGCAAGGAGCTAACAGAGCCAACCGTGTATTTTGATCCCtcagggaagcagaggaaggagcgaggaagaggagaagaagaggcaGCAGACTGGAGAAGGCAGCAACACACAGAGAGCCAGGGCAGCATGGCTGGGTCAGTGCTCCAGGCACTGCAGTGTCTCCTCCACAAGCCAGCCCCGTCCTCTCCCTGCCTCCACCAAAACAGGATCCTGGTCTCAGAGGGGTTGGGGGCCAGCGCACAACTCCGCTGGGTAGTTCTGCCCCCATCACGTCTGTGCCAGCGACAGCTCCTCCAGTCCCTCCTTCCCCAGGCGGTACCTGGCGAGGTCTTTGCGGGTGACCATGCCCACCACCTGCCAGGGAAGGGACAGAGTTAAGCCCCACAACTAGTGAACAGAATGTGGGGACAACAGCAGCGTCCCCATGGGTTGCCCCAGGGCCTCACCTCGTTGTGATTATTCACAACCACCAAGTGCCGGAGGCCCAGGGCTCGGAAAAGCTTGAATACCCGCGGCAGAGACGCCTCCTGCAAGGCAGAGCAGGGCCATGGGAGACACAGTGTGCCCAGCTGACCCCCAGCGTGGTGGGTTCCATAGGGACAGGGGTGCAGAGGGGCCCGGAGCTGTTACCTGTGGCACAGTGTAGGGCGAGGGGTTCATGAACTCGCTCAGATCAATCATGCACTCACGCTCATCCTGGGAGACGTGGATGGACTGGATGGGGGGGAAGCGGGGATAAGCATCCCGGAAATCCTTCAGCTTCAGCCGCCGCTGCACCAGGCTCAGGTTGGCCCTTTCCACAAAAACCTGGGGAGGAACGAGACCCCTCAGGGACCACCCCACGATGCTCATTGGAacactcagccccacagccccagggcaCCCACAcaggcagggagggaagaggCCAGAAGCGTGGGGTAGGCAGAGCTTCTGGAGAggagcacacagctccctgACCCCTGAGGTGGTTTGTGTGCACTCACCTTGTGCTTCAGCAGGACGATGAGCTGGGAGCGCAGGATCAAACCCCGCAGCCCGGCCACCTGCAACAGAGCACCCAGCATGAGGCAGGGCTGGTTGAGACAGCAACAGCCACGATCCCGCACCACTATTGCACAGACAACCCCCAGAGCCCACCTGTGTGGTGTTGGGGTTGCTCTCCACCACTGGGAAGCCATTGTGGTTGGAGGAGGTGTCACTGAGGATGTCCACGACGGTGCCCACCCGCTCGATCCTCCGCAGGCAAGTGACGGGTGTGCTCATCACTTCCCTGCAGGGAAGGGTTGGTGTGAAACAGCTAGATGGCAGCacaccccaaatccaccccaaggcgcacagctctcagccctgACCCGTCCTGTCCCCACAGTGTGGGGGACAAGGGAATGGACATCACactgctggggaaggggctgggctggcagcagcatgaCGCCAGGACTGCCCCCAGAGGTGCCAAATCCTCGGTCCATATACCTGGCTGTGAGCGAGTGGGACGTCACCGGGGCCTCCCAGTGCAGGAAGGGCACACTCTGCAGCTGGATGTGCATGTCGTAGAGACCCTGCAAGAAGAATTGTGCCAGCAGAAGACATGTCAAAGGGGTacaggcaggcagcagctcctctccgCATCAAGCCCCAGGGTCTCCTCCCAAGGCTCTACAGCAGCACCAGTCCTCACCTACAGCTTCCCCTAGCTCTGCAGTACCCCAAATCCTCATGCACAGCCTCCTACCCAGTCTCAAGCTCACAGTGAGTGCATCCAGTCCTCACCTCCACAAAGTAATCTCCCACAATCTTTGCCGTCATCAACACCAACATGATGGGGAATCCGTAGGTGACGTTGCCTGTTGCCTCCATCATGATGACGGTGAGACTCAGTGTCATCCGCACTATCCCACCTGCAAGAAGCACCCAGGTGGACCAGGGGCTCAGGGGAGAAAACCCAAGACCCCTCAGTTTCCACACAGCAACCCAGGACACTCACATAGGCACCACATCCAACTGACCCAGGGACACTGCTCCCCTCTGCTGGTTTTGCAGGCAGGAGCCAGCCACCCACACGGTGACAGGGCTTCAGGGCAGGTTTGGGGAAGTCAGAGCTCCCAGACCCAAATTAGactgcagcccctccagccccaggagctgccctgGACAAGCCCAGCCCACATTTTTGCCACATTACTTCCAGCACTTGGTAGTGCTGTGAAGAAGCCAACAGCCAGGCTGGGTTTTAATCTGGCAGTACAGGCTGCATTTCAactagagggaaaaaagctgcatcagagaaacagagagcattttttcctcatgccACAAGTTGAATGTGGCCAGGACTCCCAGATGAGGGCAACTCAGCAACTCACCTAACTGTGCAGCAGCTCCCATCAGGGCGTACTTCCCAGGGTCAGCCCAGATCTGAGcacaggagagagaagggaCCAAGTGAGCTGTTGGCTCCAGGGCACACAAGATATAATGAGCAGTGTCCCGGTCCCAAACCCCACCTCTGAAGAAGCAGAGCATGCCAGAAGCTGCCTGCACAGCCCATATGTCAACAGGGCTCTGTCAGGGTAAAGAAAAAGCCCAGATGCTGCTAAGGAGAACATCAAGTGAGGAATCAAACCACCCCACACTTCTCCAGACCACTGTGCCAGGCTCTCAGCCAGctccatgcccactgcctgcACGCACAGCCAGGTCAGCAGCAAAGGAAGACAGTGAGGAGCTGCACCACCCCTTCTCATCAAGCACTCACTGAGCCCTTGGTCAGGTAGGACAGGGAGATGCCAAACAGCCGTCCCCAGGCAGCACCAATCAGCAGGGAAGGGATGAAGACGCCTGCAGACACTGTGAGGCCATACGTCCAGCAGGCCAGGAAGAAATACATCAAGGTGAACATGCCCAGTGTCATGGGGTTGTAGGAACCTGGGATGGGAAGAGAGCACAGAATCAGtaccagccccacagcctgaAGGGCACCACAGCCATgggagagcagccagcagcccctcctgcagggCAACATGATGAACTCTGCAAAGCCCTGAGGGACCAACAGCATTGGAGGACAAGGTCTGGTGGGCAGAGGCACTGGTGAACTGGTCCCAAAAGAGCTGGGAGATCAAGGCAGCAACCCCAGGGGAGCAAAGCACACTTTATCATTACATGGGGTCCAAAGGAAATAAGAGCTGAAGTCTAAAAaccagatttcatttttcacacaAATCCAAACTCCAAAATCCACCTCCACAACCTACCCAGAAGGTGAAGTAATTCAGGGGCAAGAGGCCCTGCCAAGGAAGAAACCAGCCAGAGATATTTCCAGGATGGACTCCAGGGACCAAGCAAGGGTCAGATCCGCTCCCACACAGATCAGAATGACAGCTTGCAAACAGGCACAGACAGAACTGATTCCTTGTTTGCATGCATCCCTGAGGGCAGAGCCCTTCGGCTGAGCTCACGGTGCCTCCAAACACAGCACCCACCCCTCCTGCCCTCCGCTGCAGCAAAGGAACTGACGTCTCCTTGGGTagcagggaaaggagcagcTTTGCTGTCAAGATCCGAGTTTGCTTGTTGGTAGAAAGACCACTGATCACTGCTACACCTATCACAGCACTGTGTCCTGCAGCAAGCACAAGGCTCAGAGCAGATCTGCCTTTAAGTGCACGGCCACAGCACAGGAACACCAGCACCTTCTgtttgcagcactgcatgggTACTCAGGAGCTGGTAACCACAACAGCCACTGTCTATAGTCCCATACAGCGCTTTGCTGGACCCCACATTAATCATACCTCACCCCATCCCACAGGCAACAACAGAACAGGTCAGCCACTATGCCACACATTCTGTCCTGCTCTGATCTTCAAGGAAGCATTCACTTTGCACACAAACCTGGAGGGTCATGGAAGAGGTTGACAACACTCTTCTCAGGTGTGTTGAAGAAGGCAGTTGCCATGGAGTTGTACtctccatcagcacagaaaagctgaaagggaaggaaagagttAGAAGTGGCAGCTgtgggctgccccatagcagggcAAGCTGCCATGCTTGAGTTGTGTGCAGAGGTGGGGACTTCACACAGCAAGTACACCAATGTCACAGCACTTCCATCCAGCTACTGTGCTGCTGGTGACAGAGACTTGTGCAAAGCAACACTACAGCCCAGGTGGAGCTCACATCTCTGAGATGAATGTTATGGCAAAGAGTCCAGGGCAAACTCAAGGTCTCCAGCTCCACCCAGAGCAGAAGGCAGTGGCTGCAGGAGAACCAGCAAGGCCCAGGGCCACAAACTCCAGCAGGGTCTCACTCCCCTGCTCAGCCTCAGGGCAGCCCTCACCCCAGGTGTAGCTCACCAGCATGTCCTACCTGCAGAGGATAGGCCACTGAGCTCCCCTGGATGGGCTGGCAGTCTCGGGAGCAGTAAATCATGACAAagcccacagctgctgtcactgccGCAACCAGCATGGCCTCAATCACCTGGAGGCAAGGCCTGTGGATGTACCTGAAAGGGAACAGAGCAGTAAGCCCAGCTCcgccccagcagcacccaaggGTGCCAATGGCGAGACTCAGCAAGTCTTACAGGCTGCAGGGAATGGAAGGCTGTGCCAGGAGAGAGAGGGCAGCAGAGAGCCAAGCCCAGTGAGGTTCACCCCAGGAGGAGTGATGCCCTGGGAGATGCTgcagacccttcaccagctttgctgctgccacAGATCACCCCCCTCTGACATCCCAAGGCTGGTTCTGGGGTTTGAAATGCTGGTGGCAAGTACGGCTGTGCCAGAGCAGGCTCTGATGTGGTCCAGCAGCAATCTGTCGTTGCTCTCATGTAGCAATCATGTCTTACACAGTACTTGCACTTGTTTGAGCAGCCAGGTCACTAAGGATAAATACTTAGCAGGATCACAGCAAAGGTGGGATGCTGTGGGTCAAAGCCGTGGGTGCAGGCAGCAAGGGGCACGTAGCATCTTTATCTGTCAGCTTCCAGGGGCTGCTGTTGTTATGCATGAGGTTACAGCCTGGCTTTGGCTGGGAACATCACAACCAGGAAGCACAGAAGATGTCAGCCAACCCATTTGAATTACCTTGGCTACCCACGAGCTCTTACCTGATCCGGAACATTGTTAACCAGTAATTCAGGGCATTGAACAGAGCCCCCAGGATCCCACCTGAGagcagaaaggagggaagagtCAGCACACGAGTCTCAGGTTCTGCTACGGCCACACAAGACCcaagagaaaaagggaagctCAGAGAGACAACGATGACACACTCAGCATGACTGGCTGCCTCAGGACACACAGCAGCACGGGGCTGTCCATGACTGCAACATTCCGACCCCTCAGAGCTCTTTGCAGGATACAGATTACATGGTCTCTCCTTTGCAACAAGGGTGAGGGCTGGCCCTGGATCCTGCTCTCACCCCCGTAAATTCCACAAACAGCCTCTGCTTTTGAGTTAATGGATTTTCCACCTCCCCCCACGAAAGTAGATCCTGAAGCTTTTTTAGGCCCAGACAGAACAGAGGGAATTATTCATAATAATTGGATCAAAAGAGCAGTGCTCCCTTACCAACCACTCCCATAAAGATGAAGATAGGAATTTCCTGGATCGTGTATCCCATTTTCTGCAAACAAGAGACAGGTTTCAGATCTTCTGGACATTTGACTGCCAGTCACTGTCTGTCTGAAGCAGCATGAGCCTGAGCCAGTGGGCAGCTCCTAGAGCAGCCCCAGGATGTGGCCTGAACACTCCTTAGCACCCAGAcccagcagtggctgcaggaaCACCTTCGGCTCACACTGGTGGAGCTGGGATCCAGCCAGACCCCAGAGCCTGTCCCAGGCAACATTTTAAGAGAGTCCCAGAACCCCTGAGCTGCTTCTAACTGCCCCAGCAGAAGAATCTGTGGCGTACCTCGGTATCAAACCTGCCAAAATTGATGAGCCCAGGGCTGGACAGATCCCAAGCATTGCCGTGGTAAACACTCAGGACAGAGTTCAGAGTGAACGTGGAGATCATGGAGGCAAAGAACTAGAAAGAGATACAGCATAGAGTTACTGCTGGACAGATCCAGCCCAGCTTCTTCCATGCTATCCTAAAATATCCCCCAATGGACTTGACACCCAGGATGTGCTGGGGACAAGTGGTCACATTCCCCATGGCAGCACTCTGGGCAGGTTACACCAAGCATGGGCTCACTCCTCCTCTCACTCCTCCACTGCCCTGTGGCAGCTCCTTTGAAAAAGGGGTCAACAGCTGCAGGAAATGAGACCTCACACTCAGCCAGACTCAAATTCAGCCCCTGGGGGCTAAAAGGGGATTTGGGATGCTCTGATCCCTGCCATGCATTACATGGCTGCCAAGGGCAAGGATGAAAAGAGGCACAcagctgtggggcacagagccTCAGGACACAGGGGAAACGATGATGCCTCAGTGCCAGCACACCCTGTGTTAACTGGATTAAGGCCTGCTTTAATttactgcttctgctttgcagcactTACGATTCTCCATGTCAAGAACTGGTTCCAGAAGGAAGCTCCTTCCTCTAAGCTGAAGAGGACACCCCCTGCAAGTGCAAGACACAAACATCTTCACAACAGGCAGGTGCCACAGACTCTCACCTCTCAGCATCAGCCAAGGCAGCCAAATCCACCCCAGCTCACATGTCCCACAGCTCCCAGGATCAAGCAAAGGGACCAGCCAAGCCCAACAGGCTTGATGTACTGCTTGCAGCAAAGCCCCTTCACTGCCTCCCCTTCATCCCAGGGAAGCAACATTTAGGATCAGAGACAGGTAACCACCTCCTCTCTTCCCAAGATGGGCACAGCATGGCAGGACAGCTTAGAGGAGTGGCAGGCACTTTTCAGGAAGGCTCATGGCACAACCACAGAGCAGCCACAGTTTCCCATGTCAATCCTGGAACTGGCAGAGGTCGGCAGCACACCAGACTGGGTTGCTTATAGATTCCCACCATGCAACACCCAACCTCTGGGCTTCATAGCAAGCATCTGAGCCTGGAACTAAATGCAGGGCTCTCCCAGCCCAGGCTCCTGCAGTGCCCCACACAGATCCCTGAAGACAAGACCAGCCCCCTGACAGATGcgtgcagcactgctcagcatctgAGCTGAGACACATACCCACAGGTGCACCAAATGCCGCAGAGAcgccagcagcagctccagctgagaCAAAGTCCCTTTTTTCTGTGTCTCTGCGGAAGTACTCAAAGATCTGAAATACCAAAGTGAAGGTAGGTTCAGGCATGGCCAAAGGCATGAGATCAAAGAAGACACAGATATAACCCCTTGCAACCAGCAGAACCCCCACAGAGCTGTTTTGGgcaccatcagcagcacaggatgGAATTCAGGTGGCATCTATAGCTCTCTCCCTCTCACTGGGCACCTTCCCCAGAGGACTCAGAGCTGCACCAGCCCACAACTTAGGCTCTGACACCAGGGAGGGCAGccaggctgagcacagagcacactgcctgcagcagaacTCCTTGCCCTGAGCACCAACCTTGAAGTCTCTCTTCAAAGACGTGGATCTTCCCTGGGAGATGCCAGCAGCAATCACAGCTCCAGAGTGAATCATCGGTCCTTCCTGTGGGCAGGAGAGTGGAGTCAGACCATGGAAGGAAGAACCGCTAGAGCCAGCAGATAACAACATGCCAGGAGCATAACAGAGAGCTTTGTGCACATCACCTTCCCAACAGCCAGGCCGCCGACCACTGAGAGGATGACCCCACAGACTTTGATCACCAGGGTCTgcaagaaagaacaagagaCACAGCACATCATGAGGGTGACAGGAGCaccccaggctgctgcagcaagtCCAGCTCCATTGCTGCCACAGCACAAACAGTCCTGTGTCCCTATGACACAGGAATGAAGCGTGTTTGCTCCAGCCCAGCCCATGCAGTAGGCAATCATCCCATGAGCTCCCACTTCTTACCTTGAGGCGGACAACATGTGGGATCTTCACACCATTGAGGTAGCATTTAATCTGGGGAATGCCACTGCCAGCTGCAACAGGCTGTGAGGAACAGGAAGGTGGCAGTAACTATCACATACAGGATGGAGACTGGGGACATGCTGGCCACCTTACCCTGTCCCTAAACACAGGCTATGCCAAGCACATCCTTGAGGAGACTCAAAGCTTATTTACAAGCTCTTGAAAGGCACCTGCTGTGCCCCCTCAGACACACTGCCCCATAGGGCAAACAGATACAGTCAGCAAGTTCTAGGGGAACATAAGGGCGTCCCCTGCAGAAGGCTCATGGTTGGTGGCCAGGGAAAGCTTTGCCAGAGAGCAAGGGCAAAGCAACAGGGAGACTGCTGCTGACCTGCAGGGGGTCACTGCCCTTCTCAGCCACAACCTGCCCCCCCGACATCACCAGGCAGCCGCCAGTTTCTGGCTTTTCCTCTTGAGTGTGTCTTGGAGCACCTAACCTGCCAGTTCACCTCAGATGCTCACCAACATGCAAAGCAAAGAGGCTGAGCCCAGTTCAGGGCTTGCATGAACTGACAG is part of the Coturnix japonica isolate 7356 chromosome 14, Coturnix japonica 2.1, whole genome shotgun sequence genome and encodes:
- the PERCC1 gene encoding protein PERCC1, with the protein product MHGRAAAPRVSPGPGVSLCTNMAAGVIRPLAELRLPSPFPHGLLLPAHPEPDFPDLSEEDDEEEEEEDEEEAAEESTACSGPEPVGPSTAETTLRLLRFSELISCDIQRYFGQRGREEAAGGHNVPEDCSSPHSSPHNASMGHTARGGRAQPEVALSGHGAAHRLGPLAELFEYGVHRCLAPRVASGKTQRLERKYGHITPMHRRKLPPSFWREPGPGPGSLLHTGTPDFSDLLAHWTVEPGPELPGSGRELPPVPGHTGLETEPYSGL
- the CLCN7 gene encoding H(+)/Cl(-) exchange transporter 7, translating into MANVAKKVSWSGRDPRDDEDDRAGETTPLLNGTGPGAAGGARQFTPSSFLRPGQLSNVDLNEDIRELETELPRPYPNEIPHNEKLLSLKYESLDYDNSENQLFLEEERRINHAAFRTVEIKRWVICAMIGILTGLVACFIDIVVENLAGLKYRVVKDNIDKFTEKGGLSFSLLLWAILNASVVMVGSVIVAFIEPVAAGSGIPQIKCYLNGVKIPHVVRLKTLVIKVCGVILSVVGGLAVGKEGPMIHSGAVIAAGISQGRSTSLKRDFKIFEYFRRDTEKRDFVSAGAAAGVSAAFGAPVGGVLFSLEEGASFWNQFLTWRIFFASMISTFTLNSVLSVYHGNAWDLSSPGLINFGRFDTEKMGYTIQEIPIFIFMGVVGGILGALFNALNYWLTMFRIRYIHRPCLQVIEAMLVAAVTAAVGFVMIYCSRDCQPIQGSSVAYPLQLFCADGEYNSMATAFFNTPEKSVVNLFHDPPGSYNPMTLGMFTLMYFFLACWTYGLTVSAGVFIPSLLIGAAWGRLFGISLSYLTKGSIWADPGKYALMGAAAQLGGIVRMTLSLTVIMMEATGNVTYGFPIMLVLMTAKIVGDYFVEGLYDMHIQLQSVPFLHWEAPVTSHSLTAREVMSTPVTCLRRIERVGTVVDILSDTSSNHNGFPVVESNPNTTQVAGLRGLILRSQLIVLLKHKVFVERANLSLVQRRLKLKDFRDAYPRFPPIQSIHVSQDERECMIDLSEFMNPSPYTVPQEASLPRVFKLFRALGLRHLVVVNNHNEVVGMVTRKDLARYRLGKEGLEELSLAQT